A portion of the Mesobacillus boroniphilus genome contains these proteins:
- the ftsE gene encoding cell division ATP-binding protein FtsE, whose translation MIDMQDVYKTYSNGITAANGINVHIDAGEFLYVVGPSGAGKSTFIKMMYREVKPSKGSIIINGVNLAKLKDSKVPLLRRNIGVVFQDFKLLNTLSVYENVAFAMEVIEESPQYIKKRVLETLELVGLKHKARALPTELSGGEQQRVAIARSIVNAPKVVIADEPTGNLDPDTSWEIMNIFEEINLRGTTIVMATHNKEIVNTIKHRVIAIENGRIARDEVKGDYGYES comes from the coding sequence ATGATAGATATGCAGGATGTTTATAAAACATATTCCAACGGTATCACAGCCGCTAACGGGATTAATGTTCATATAGATGCAGGTGAATTTTTATACGTAGTGGGACCCAGCGGTGCTGGAAAATCTACTTTTATAAAAATGATGTACCGTGAAGTTAAGCCTTCTAAAGGTTCCATCATTATAAATGGTGTCAATCTAGCAAAGCTAAAGGACAGCAAAGTACCATTGCTTCGCCGTAATATTGGCGTCGTGTTCCAGGACTTCAAATTGCTGAATACTCTTTCAGTCTATGAAAATGTCGCTTTTGCGATGGAAGTTATCGAGGAATCGCCCCAATATATTAAAAAGCGCGTCTTGGAAACTTTGGAACTTGTTGGCCTGAAGCATAAAGCTAGAGCACTTCCTACTGAGCTTTCAGGCGGGGAGCAGCAGCGTGTTGCCATCGCTCGCTCAATTGTGAACGCACCAAAAGTGGTGATTGCTGACGAACCTACAGGAAACCTTGACCCTGATACGTCATGGGAAATCATGAACATCTTCGAAGAAATTAACTTAAGGGGAACCACGATCGTCATGGCCACCCACAACAAAGAAATCGTCAACACAATCAAGCATCGCGTCATCGCGATCGAGAACGGCAGGATTGCCCGTGACGAAGTGAAAGGTGATTACGGATATGAAAGCTAG
- the ftsX gene encoding permease-like cell division protein FtsX, which translates to MKARTFRRHVRESFKSLGRNGWMTFASVSAVTVTLLLVGVFFVIMMNLNKVATTIEEDVEIRVHVDVAANDKDKEVLERRINQISGIKNVTYSSKEQELASLIESLGDEGEAFQLFEQDNPLNDVFVVKTKNPTDTMKVAKQIEKLDYVATVKYGQGKVEKLFSFIKVSRNVGLILIVGLLFTAMFLISNTIKITIMARKREIEIMRLVGATNGFIRWPFFLEGLWLGILGAVVPIAVVSAAYYYAYDFINDKLKDHFIKLLEFNPFVYQLSAILIIMGAAIGIWGSLMSVRKFLKV; encoded by the coding sequence ATGAAAGCTAGAACATTTCGCCGCCATGTCCGAGAAAGTTTTAAGAGTCTGGGGCGGAACGGCTGGATGACGTTTGCATCCGTAAGCGCCGTTACGGTTACCTTGCTTTTGGTCGGTGTCTTTTTCGTCATTATGATGAATTTAAATAAAGTCGCAACCACAATCGAGGAAGATGTTGAAATCCGAGTCCATGTGGATGTAGCAGCGAACGACAAAGATAAAGAGGTATTGGAACGGCGAATCAACCAGATTTCTGGTATCAAGAATGTAACCTATTCTTCCAAGGAACAAGAACTTGCGAGCCTTATCGAAAGTCTTGGAGATGAAGGGGAAGCCTTCCAGCTGTTTGAACAGGACAATCCTTTGAACGATGTGTTCGTCGTAAAGACGAAAAACCCTACTGACACAATGAAAGTTGCCAAGCAGATCGAGAAACTCGACTACGTCGCTACTGTAAAGTATGGGCAAGGCAAGGTGGAAAAATTATTCAGTTTTATAAAAGTAAGCCGCAATGTCGGGCTGATCTTGATTGTAGGACTTCTTTTTACAGCAATGTTTTTAATCTCTAACACTATAAAAATTACGATAATGGCACGTAAGCGAGAGATTGAGATTATGAGACTCGTTGGTGCTACAAATGGTTTTATCAGATGGCCATTTTTCCTTGAAGGTCTCTGGTTGGGGATTCTTGGGGCAGTTGTGCCGATTGCGGTTGTCTCCGCAGCCTATTATTACGCTTATGACTTCATAAACGATAAACTGAAAGATCATTTTATAAAATTGCTTGAATTCAATCCGTTTGTTTACCAGTTATCAGCCATCCTGATTATCATGGGAGCGGCAATAGGAATCTGGGGTAGTCTCATGTCCGTCCGCAAGTTCTTGAAGGTGTAA
- a CDS encoding murein hydrolase activator EnvC family protein, with product MKKQILSLAVVSTLSLGSLLSPLTLDQVTAASISEMQKQKNELKNERSGINAEINEKKSKIGELQNEQKRLNDQIKQLDFAVSDAEQKIEAKNKEIAQTTEEIEILKVEIAELIERIEKRNEMLKDKARSFQENGGTVNYIDVLLGANSFSDFVDRVSAVTTIVNADKDILAQHKQDKQDLETKQQQVEAKLNSLQDMKKDLEALKVRLNSQIKEKNELMSTLKHEEEQMHAEAMEMEEEAQLLKEQEAAMAQVIELERKRQAERARQAELERQRKAAAAAAAAKNNSGSGSSTPEPVSAEPPASSGMLQMPANGRITSGIGQRWGTFHAGIDIANRAANVPIVAAADGVVIRSYYSSSYGNAIFIAHSINGQTYTTVYAHMSNRKVSSGQVVSRGQRIGTMGNTGQSYGQHLHFELHKGSWNASKSNAINPMPHF from the coding sequence GTGAAAAAGCAGATACTCTCACTAGCAGTAGTCAGTACTTTAAGCCTGGGTTCATTGTTAAGCCCATTAACTTTAGATCAAGTAACAGCAGCCAGCATTTCGGAAATGCAGAAGCAGAAAAATGAATTGAAAAACGAACGTTCAGGCATCAATGCTGAAATAAATGAGAAAAAGTCTAAAATCGGCGAGCTGCAAAACGAGCAGAAGAGATTAAATGACCAAATCAAGCAGCTTGATTTTGCCGTAAGTGATGCTGAACAGAAAATCGAAGCAAAAAATAAGGAAATTGCGCAGACAACTGAAGAAATTGAAATATTAAAAGTGGAAATCGCAGAATTAATCGAGCGTATTGAAAAGCGCAATGAAATGCTTAAAGATAAGGCGCGTTCTTTCCAGGAAAACGGTGGAACGGTAAACTATATTGATGTATTGCTCGGAGCAAATAGTTTCAGCGACTTCGTTGACCGAGTCAGTGCGGTTACAACAATTGTAAATGCAGATAAGGATATCCTTGCACAGCACAAACAGGATAAACAAGACCTTGAAACGAAGCAACAGCAAGTGGAAGCCAAACTTAATAGCTTACAAGACATGAAGAAGGATCTTGAAGCATTAAAAGTAAGACTCAACAGCCAGATCAAAGAAAAGAATGAACTTATGAGCACTCTTAAGCATGAAGAAGAGCAAATGCATGCGGAAGCAATGGAAATGGAAGAAGAAGCACAGCTTCTAAAAGAACAGGAAGCTGCAATGGCACAGGTAATTGAATTGGAGCGAAAACGCCAAGCCGAGAGAGCAAGACAGGCTGAACTTGAAAGACAAAGGAAAGCAGCAGCAGCGGCAGCAGCAGCTAAGAATAACAGTGGCAGCGGAAGCTCGACTCCAGAACCAGTTTCAGCTGAACCACCAGCATCAAGCGGCATGCTTCAAATGCCAGCAAATGGTCGTATAACGTCTGGAATCGGACAGCGTTGGGGAACTTTCCATGCTGGTATCGACATCGCTAACAGAGCAGCTAATGTTCCGATTGTCGCAGCAGCAGATGGTGTGGTAATCCGTTCTTATTATTCATCAAGCTACGGGAATGCGATTTTCATTGCCCATTCAATCAATGGGCAAACTTATACAACTGTGTATGCACATATGAGTAATCGTAAGGTGAGCAGTGGACAAGTAGTATCCAGAGGTCAGCGTATCGGAACAATGGGTAACACAGGCCAATCTTACGGCCAGCACTTGCATTTCGAATTGCACAAAGGCTCTTGGAATGCATCT